In Sphaeramia orbicularis chromosome 5, fSphaOr1.1, whole genome shotgun sequence, the genomic stretch ATTTTGGGTGTCCATTAGCTGCAAGCTATATTCATCAAAATTTAAAGAAATGAACACTACAGATAcaacattttgtgtgtgtgtatgagtttcTCTTTCCGAATTGAATCACTGAAATAAGCTTTTTGGTGATATTCTAATTTACTGAGATGCATCTGTATGGTCACAAGCTGtgggtaatgaccgaaagaacTGGGATCATGCTGTCCCCATGGCCCAAACCCAGATAAGTGGAAGAAAGAAGGAATTATCCCTTATTTCTGATTGGTATTATTGCACCTCTTTATGACATCAGTTCTGATTTAAGTCTAAATGGACAGAGCACACAGATGTTTCCTTCAGTGCAAATCACAAATGTAACGGATTGAATGTCAAATACAATgataaatttttaataaaaaaaaaggaaactaacCCTTGCACACACACTTCCTCTCTGTGTTCAGGTGTTTCTATCCAGTCTTCTTCCACATCCAGATGCTGTGGGAGCTAGTGTTGTTAGGGGAAGCCCTTGTTGTCATGGCGCCATCACCAGCAGAGTCATCTGACACCGTTCTGGCTCTCGTCAGGTGACTGCTTGTGCCTCCGTCTTCAGAAATATTTGCTTAATGTTACTTTCTATAATTTGGGATTTAAAGTCATGTTTCAACATACATTTCCTGTGAATCTTGAAGTCACATTTCCAGTCAATGGAAAAGTGCAAATTGTGGTGTCAAAAAAGTCTGCAGTGAGTAAAACTCCTTAGCTTTCAGGCGTAATTGTAATTTGTTCTTTGTATTTCTATGTACAGCTGTATCTCTCCTTTGCGCTACTGCAGTGACTTCCGGCCATATTTCACCATCCACGACAGTGAGTTTAAGGAGTATACGACCAGAACACAGGCTCCGTGAGTACACACAGATCAGCAAACACAGAATCAACCCGGTTCACATTGTAACCTTTGGAATGATGAAAACAAGACACGTGCTTACAGCCATTTCTTTTATTGGATCATGTTCGAACCTGTGCCTTTCCTGTAATAAATGTAATTGTGAAAACCCTGTgagatgtttgtgtgtctgcaggCCATCTGTTATTCTGGGAGTGACCAATCCATTCTTTGCAAAAACATTGCAGCACTGGCCACATATCATCCGCATCGGAGACATGAAGCAGacaggtatagattactgcaaGGAGGCCGATGTTCATCAATGTCACATctgtgtgtaaataatataaaagagGATCATCCATCAGATGTCAGCAGTAACAGTTCCAGAGGCTGTGGCTTCAGTTGCAGAATGGCTATTTTATTTCTGCATATAAAATACCATCATATCCTATAATCTACAAATTGTGTAAGATATCAAAAAATATGTGCCTCTGTGATAAGTTTACTCTGCTACAAATTGTCCGTCCATGTAACCCTGTCTCATACGTTTTTGCACAGGTGAAACTCAGTAATATGCAGTGATGGTGGTTTCATGTTCATTTGTCTCCAATGTTTCGCCTCAGGAGAAATGGCCAAGCAGATGAAAGTCAAGAAACTGAAAAACCTCAAAACTCTGGACTCGAAACCAGGTAAACATCTTTTTCGAGCATGTTCTTTACGTGATCTTTACCTTTCAGATGAGTACGTGTGCAGATTGTCCACCTGGGGGAGGTGTTGGTACACCCTTTTTATCATCCAAGTGTTTGTTTGTTGCAGGTGTGTACACTGCATATAAACCATACCTGAACAAAGATGAAGACATCATCAAACAGCTTCAGAAGGTAAAACCATCTCACCTTCATGTCCTGCACACAAGTTAGATTCTTTTACTGACTGAAGACTCACACATCTTTAGCTCCAAGTTTAGGTGCAAGTGTTTCACAGATATCTAAAGTTTTACGTATTGTAGCTTCTGCAAAATGCAAATTCAGGCAAGTTGATCCTGAGTGAGGGATTTATAACAGGAATTTCATATATTTCCTATTGATtatcaaatgaacaaaatggttCTGATTAAATGTTTTGAAGTTTTTTTATTAGTgcaaacaaaaatacatttcatacaacAGCCACTGTAGACAAAACAATCAAGATTAGTAATGcaaatattgtttgtctttttgtagGGTGTTCAACAGAAGAGACCATCAGCAGCTCAAAATGCAATTCTCCGACGCTACTTCTTAGAACTAACTCAGAGCTTCATCATTCCTCTGGTAACTGTCGTCCTTCTGTTCCTCTGGCCTATCAAaacttttagtgtatttttgattGGGTCAGTGAATGGCAATATGtcaagttttttcaggttatatacattttctttataaaaatcacaaagtaccCCACAAAAACACAGTGACACTATAAAggagacacaaaaacaacataaacgtAAAGCCATCCTCTAACCAaatgggtgtgtgtctgtgtgtgttctagGAGCGATACTTAGCCAGTTTGATGCCTCTGCAGAAGTCCATCAGTCCATGGAAAAGTCCTCCTCAGCTGCGGCCATTCATCCAGCAAGACTTCATGAAGACATTAGAGAAAGCTGGACCTCAGCTCACGTCCAGACTGAAGGGAGACTGGATAGGATTGTATAGGTACATAAATGCCCTTTGCAAAATAATCCCAAAACTGTGTCTGTGTCAGTGAGCTGTAATGTAACACATGGTCTTCACTGTATGCTTTATTTCACATCTGAAGACATTTTCTCAAGTCACCCAACTTTGATGGCTGGTTCCGGAACAGGAGGAGAGAAATGACACAAAAACTTGAGGCCCTGCACCTTGAGGCGCTCTGTGAGGAGGTGACTAACTGTTTTTCAGAATAAAATACTTAAAACGAGCCCTACAAACCATAAGAGTCAGTAGTAAGTCACTGTAGTGTCCACTCTATCCTTAGTCCAACAGGAGAAGGCGATAAAGTGCTACTGTTTAGGTTGTAGTCACGTTTGCAGGGTTCCCATGGTTGTGAAATCCTGGAAAACTCCTGTAATTTTGAAATCTCAATTTCCAGGCTggcaaaagtaatgaaattaaaTAAGAAGTTGTCAGTTAGCAACTGACAGCTGGTCCTTCCTTATCAAATGacttataattatatatataatataattggACATGAACCAGTTGGAACAATGTTGTGGAAAAGACACaacacttttccaagcttctgtcTGGGTTATGGAGTGGAATAATAGAATCACCTCTGACAGAATctgaacagctgtcaatcacatgttaACTTACATAATTATCTGTTTAATAGGTTAAATAGTTAATGGGAAAACCATTCATCCAGAAAATATTCTTCTGATACTGAAGGATGAAAATATTAATTGGCATTATGAAATGGAACCAACATTTTCATCCACAGCAAACTGATGAGTCAaggttattttttgtgtgtgcgtgcgtgcgtgcgtgtgtgtgtgcgcgtgtgcgcgCATATATCCCTTGAAGGATCTACAGCAGAGGATCCAGAAGCACACAGAAGTGGAGGCAGTTGATCTGGTTCTGAAGCTGAAGGATAAACTggtgagttcaaactgaaatacCACAATCTCTCGTCCTCTGGACACATTCCTGCTgcctttaatccataaagacccacaactattgtTTGTGGTGACTTTCAAATGAGTTTGTCTACATTTAATCAtgaccaagtgatttatcaccatacattataatattatccatcacatttttcagtgtaaatcacttattttcctatatttaattcactgataatgtggatgttcataaaaagtcagagttaacttaaaggttatatcaaaacagagaaaattgaagaaaacattacattttcagcaaaatatatcattaattctacataatAACAAGCAtccacaaccactgtcatttgtgaaactacatgagttttattgtTGAACCACTGTTGCAGAAGGTAATGACTGATAAAGACTGTGGAGGCATCTGAAAAAGACATTTGACATAGCtgttgaaaaaatgacaaacctgAATTATtactgtattgacaggattagtggatcaacagtgattaaacatgttagatcattaggcctgtaacggtacacatacccaATCGAACTGTTTCGGTATACACCTGTTCAATTCAGTACATAGCTGTACCAAAATATCACAGTAtgtagagaaaaagaaaaaggaatgaaagatgtcGTTCagtgcggaactttaaatccgtgcaagttccacacgtacataggagtgcacattgacccaaaatacaaaatagcagctgccataaggttaaaaaaacaacaatgtgatgTCAACCTgtaaggaagagactgaagaccctctgccatcattacagtctcgtttgggatcacttcgggttcccggtgaaagacaacaacggggaaagagacgTTGATAAGACAAACGTTGTTTGCCAcctctcaaacacttacacttcctctgtctgtctgtctgtctgtctgtctctctctctctcactcactcactcactcactcactcactcactcacacacacacacacacactgtataatagaggaatagaacccgggagtcgGACAttaaaagtatgtaaagtttcacttgtGTTTCACACCAGTATTAGTTCTgctagttatggaccacacccccacgtatataactgccccccccacacacacacacactacttcttttttgttgttatttttatgcagaatgtgaactgacagaactgtgatttgatttttgttgtttgttcaaaactacctgtcagggaaaagcacaatactaatatttaaaatacatttagtaatattaataatttattttattttctatttaatttacagcagcagaattatattattcctgtttttctatattctattgtctccaaaaattgggggaaaaatgttcaaaaattcataataaatgcattaaagacatattgaggggttttctttcttcctgtaccgaaccgaaaaaaaaaaaaaacgaaccgtggctttcaaaaccgaaaacgtaccaaaccgaaaattttgtgtactgttacaggcctatagATCAGCATATGTGTTTGGGTCGTCAAGGGTTCAAGACAGTCTGCTGATTGTCATTCACAATGACAGTACAAGTAAATAATAAATGCTGCAACGTAAGTTCGAATCAGAAGAATGAAGCGAGATAGTCTGTCAAACTATTGTGATGGTGCTTTCTGTTAATTTTTGCCAAAACAGTTTTAATGCAGATCACTGGAGAGAAATCTAAGATGATTGATGAGTTTACATGACTGTGATGATTATGTAAAGCACTCTGTTTTGTGATATATTGGTTCTGTCTTAGCTAGTGGCTGTTTATTAGTTTTCTGTGTTGGTTCTGTGCCTCAGAGTCAGGCGGAGAAGGAGCAGATGCCGGTTCGTCCTGGGACTTTGGCCAAACTACGAGCTCACATTGAGGCTGTCATCCTGGCTTTACCTGAGGACCTGCAGGGCATCCTCCACAAACCCTCCACCCCTGACCTTTAGCCCCTCCCCCTGTGGCTGGTTTTAACATTCAGGGGGACTAGGTTCGTGAGGGGGGCGGTGTACTGCCTCAGGAGTGCTGTGCTATGACATGGAGAACACATCTATTGGAGGAAACGAGCCAATCAGAACTGAGGAAAAGAAGGATGGAAAGGATTATCAGAATCTTTGTGTTAAAGGAAATAAGCATTTGTTGTTGCTCTAGAGCCAAGAGCCAGAAAAGGAGCCCGGCTGAACTCTGACCCTAAGCATTTTAAACTTTTTACTTGTTGAACCACTGCTGTCTGGCAGAACTGACTgagattttcattcatttttaacaagtgtgttttttgtttttttttttaaaagtgcacTTCATCACTGTCACACCCAGACTGAGTGGAGCAGTGCTTTATTTTTAAATCCAACTAAACAACAACAGCATTAAACACCAGCGACCCCTGTCCTCAGGAGACCCCTCCCCCCATGTACATCACCTGTCTGTAGCCCAGGACATCTGACAACATCCAAATGACAAAACACCTGATGTATGACACAAGTCAGTTTGATCGTTTTTATTTTTAGCTGTAGTGATGAGATGACATACAACTGCTGCACACTGAATATACGGAAGATTATTTCTGCCATAAAACGAATGAGAAATAGTAATGGTAAATTAAAATCATGAAAGACAGGCACAAAATAATTaacatattttttgtcttttgtgggatATTCCTTTTCAGCCTCCTCAATTGAGAAGGTCTGAACTATTTAATTTCAATTAAATGTGTCCAATTTAAAGAATATTTAGTTTCTAATCCTTACACTACAGTATCATTTAAACAGAAACACTGATTGGATTTAAAGCAATGCCAGTGCCTtacgaagcaaaaaaaaacaagcagaacCAAAGAGTTGCTGTGTTTATGAAATCTGTCTTGGCTGATGATGAATGACTCCATTATTGGTGAGAACAACCCAgcaataggcctgtaacggtacaccaaattttttggtttggtacattttcggtAATGTCTTAAatacatttattatgaatttttgaacatttttcccccaatttttggagacgatagaatatagaaaaacaggaataatataattctgctgctataaatgaaATAGattataaaatattactaaatgtattttaaacattagtattgcacttttccctgaaatgtagttttgaacaaatgaaaatcaaatcacagttctgtcagttcacattctacataaaaataaagaaattccacatgaagtgcaacattggCAAGAGGGCAAACTCgaattctcttttaacaaacttaagagcaacattgacaacaaaatcaaccaaattatttattttaggacagctaacaaactgtttaggccactttgtgtatttgtgtatgagttgtcaaaaacacacataagggggaagttttttttttttggtcggggggtggggggggtagttatatacgtgggggtgcagtccataactagtGTAACTAACGCttgcatgaaacgaaagtgaaactttacgtactttcaacgtccgactcctgggttctattcctctattatacatcgTATGAGtgtgagagagaaacagacagagagTAAGTGAACTACTGTGCATAGGCAGCAAACAACATTCGTCTTATCAGtgtctctttccccgttgttgtctttcatcgggaacctgaagtgatcccaaacgggactgtaatgatggcagagggtcttcaatctcttccttccaggttgtcatcatatttgtagttttttaaccttatggcagctgctgtttcgtatttcgggtcaatgtgcactcCTTCAATATGTTCGTGTGGAACTTGTGCGGGTTTAAAGTTCCgtatcgaacgacgtctttcattcctttttctttttctcaacatactgtgctgttttggTACAGCTATGTACCGATCCGAACAGGTGcataccgaaacagttcggtttggtatgtgtaACCGTTACAGGCCTACCCAGCAAGTGTCAAATCAATCTGACCTGAAGTAGCTTTGATTTTAAATGTAACATACTGTAGGATGAATTCACTGCttgtatttattaaaataaaaggaGGCAATAAAACCTGATGGTATTAAAGGCAGAGTTGTATGACTGGGACACTGAAGCATTGTTGTGAGTGTGACTTGTGAGTGCGACAAGCAACATAGCTGAATGAAatagacagctttttgaaatcttgatattaaaattgaatattaaaaaaacaaacctccagcacctgaagggttaatACTCAGGCCTTTAGCTTCTGTTCAGTCCTGCGTGCACATCTGAATAACTGTTCATACCTATTTCAGTTTTTAATACCAGTtcaagctttttttcttttttttttaacagatacaaaaacaaaaaacagaacaaacaagtCAAAGGTTCACAAACATCAcattatttaaacaaacacaatttTTACACATAATGGTTTACTAATTTGTCTCGCAGGTTAAATAAACGCACGATTTTTCCCAGTGTTCTTCCCCCAGTAATTTCTGCAATTGTGTTGTGTAGGTCATCTGTTGTAGTAAATCAAGATGTTTTACAATATTGGTTAAGACAGTCATCAATGGACATTGTCTCTTAAGCCAGTATTTTGTAATGGTCTTTGTACTCGCTTGCAAGACCTTGAGGAGGTAACCATCATTCTTACTAAGACCATCAGGTCCATGACCAAGAAACAGGAAAGTGGATGACGTGCTGATTTTAAAACTCTAAACCTTAGAGATGATTTTAGATACTTCCTTCCAGTAAGTCTGGATAGAGGAAATACTAGTTCAAGTTTGAGAAGAGACAAACATTTCAAATGGACTAAAATTACAATATTAACCACTATGTgatattttgaccaaatagtgcaGCCACAATGTGTGGCATTAGACTATGTCCCTAAATCCAACTCTAGTGTGATCAGATTTGATTTTCACACACTATATGTCTTCTCTCTAACCTCAGACACAGTGGCTGCTTCCTTTCATGCTGACCTGAGTGTATTTATAAAGTCCCTTTGTGAACTGAATTCTTTGTGCATTTAAAGATGTGGACACAGTTTTAAGATGGAGTGTTTGCTGTTCATTTTTTAATACACTTACAAATACAAAGAGTACTTTTTAAGAccattctttgtgttttgttgttttttttatgacataTATGATGATTGAATCATCTGATTGATGGATAGTTGTCCACATGGATCAGATCAGTCAGAATGGATGTTAATGCAGGTCTGAACAGGACTGTAGATTTTTTGCCGATTGAGTTCTTCCCtccacaagtaaaaaaaaaacttttgtaaaTTTATTTGAGATGCATAACATTAACAATTGGGCCATATGCCACCATTTATCATCTCGTAATAACACAATGGGCTGAAGAGCTATATAATGATGCTTTCAAGCCCATTTAGATCAACTGAGGCTACAGAGAGGCTCTGCTTTGAACAAAAGTCAACATTCAATTGTTAAATTCAGTGACAGATGTGTATATACCACACAAAACCTTGTGCTAGATTAAAATTTACAAGCATTTCCATACACTTCACAACCTTTAACATAATGGAAACAATACAGTTTGAACAGGTACGTATTTATTCTGAGTTTTCTTGACTGTAAATTACATTAGGAagggttctgttttttttttttgttttgttttgttttttttactaactGTGATTTGTTAACCGCTGCTGTGGTGAATTTGACTGTACACACTCCACTGTCAGTAGATGTTTTAGTTGGTGGGTGTCATGAAAGCAAAGATGCCCAgtttccagttttgttttgttttttttgctttttaagttTTGATCTCAAAATCAGGCACTATTTATTGTTTTTCTCATGATGGTGGGTTCATCaatctacttttttctgataaaaCAGCAGATTTTTAAAATGAGAGATGTTCTCACAAGAACAACCTTTGTTTGCTCAACATAATTATAGAGAAGCCAGAATGAGTGTGATTTTGGCTTTGTGATTACGTTGATCAATAACATGCACTTAATCAGACATTTTCAGGTCCAATCAGCTCTCAAAACACCATGTCTGCTTCCATGACGTGCGAAAAACACTTGGAAGAAATAAGAAAGCGGTGAAAAATGATCAGTTTATCTCAATATAATATGCTTTGTAATACTGAGATAATGATATAAtgaacctattattattattatagctgtCTTATATTGAATAACTAGATAATAAACCTGctattatttataaaaaaaaaaaaaaaagaaaagaaaagcaactcATCTTCTCAATACGGAAACAATTAACCCTGTCACACTAAAACAAGTTTTGGACAATAACAAATACTTAACTCATTATTGCGTGAAAACAGACTTTGTAAACTCTAACTCGCATCCGTTTTCTGCATCTGTGTGTCGTCTAACTCATCATAACTTGTTTTACAAATGCTCTGGAATTTGCCTTTTTTGTGAAATATTGTAAAGACAAATGGTTGGTAAAACCTGTGACATCTGGTTGTTGGGCAAccttttatttgtaaaaaaaaaaaagaaaaaaagacacttgCTTTAACAAAGTAGATTTTTATCTAAAGGCCTATTCTTGTATTCCCTCTGTAGTGAATGAAGACGTTTGTATATAGTGCTGTAAAGTCAAATGTTGGCTCTGACACCAGGATgtactatatctatatatctatatctatctatatatctctctctatatatatatat encodes the following:
- the dennd6a gene encoding protein DENND6A, whose amino-acid sequence is MALQGPEELGEQVEEPEDLDDQDASSISPAEEITLPAWPGGDEEPEEALLLPWDRFSTWLHCICVVGFDLELGQAVEVIYPHHSKLSEKEKTSICYLSFPDSNSGCLGDTQFCFRFRQGSNRKSSLGCFLETTDRDAPPCLKREQGHYYGYVYFRQVRDKSLKRGYFQKSLVLISKLPYVTFYHSLLKILAPEYFEKQEPCLEAACNDIDRWPTPQPGRILTLPIMGVVIKVRIPTSYDKPGTSQLVQSTQSDSLVSIVLPTIHEVDLFRCFYPVFFHIQMLWELVLLGEALVVMAPSPAESSDTVLALVSCISPLRYCSDFRPYFTIHDSEFKEYTTRTQAPPSVILGVTNPFFAKTLQHWPHIIRIGDMKQTGEMAKQMKVKKLKNLKTLDSKPGVYTAYKPYLNKDEDIIKQLQKGVQQKRPSAAQNAILRRYFLELTQSFIIPLERYLASLMPLQKSISPWKSPPQLRPFIQQDFMKTLEKAGPQLTSRLKGDWIGLYRHFLKSPNFDGWFRNRRREMTQKLEALHLEALCEEDLQQRIQKHTEVEAVDLVLKLKDKLSQAEKEQMPVRPGTLAKLRAHIEAVILALPEDLQGILHKPSTPDL